A region of Heteronotia binoei isolate CCM8104 ecotype False Entrance Well chromosome 2, APGP_CSIRO_Hbin_v1, whole genome shotgun sequence DNA encodes the following proteins:
- the E2F1 gene encoding transcription factor E2F1 has translation MSLEGLGVTQNVADLEALLRGAEAIHVMDQQIVIISTPDQLPTPEGENDAELLLFATPQPARLETATLRPALERPPVKRKLNLETDHQYIAESVQATRGKVKNPVKGLKSPGEKSRYETSLNLTTKRFLELLSQSPDGVVDLNWAAEVLKVQKRRIYDITNVLEGIQLITKKSKNHIQWLGSRSAVGSASRSQGLVKELQDLQAAEQQMDNLIQMCTTQFRLLTEDPENKHSAYVTCQDLRSIADPSEKLVMVIKAPQETQMQVSDPAEAFQIAVKSTQGPIDVFLCPEESSGVCSPTKSPLKVVAEDTSPEPSQATASVLLHPSQDMKLPLLSGDQELLLSGESTLPIKCLTDDMTLSPLASVDALLEQGKEDFSSFLPTEFIALSPPQTQDYHFGLEDGEGISELFDCDFGDFTSLDF, from the exons atgtctctggagggcctgggaGTGACCCAGAATGTGGCAGACCTGGAGGCCCTCCTGAGGGGAGCAGAGGCCATCCATGTAATGGACCAACAGATCGTGATCATTTCCACCCCTGATCAGCTCCCCACCCCCGAAGGCGAGAACGATGCCGAACTGCTGCTCTTCGCCACTCCGCAGCCCGCCCGCTTGGAGACAGCCACGTTGAGGCCTGCTCTGGAGCGACCGCCG GTCAAACGGAAGCTGAATTTGGAGACTGACCACCAATATATTGCAGAGAGTGTTCAGGCAACCCGAGGAAAAGTGAAGAACCCTGTGAAAG GGCTGAAGTCTCCTGGAGAGAAGTCTCGCTATGAAACTTCTCTGAATCTGACCACCAAACGCTTCTTGGAGCTGCTGAGCCAATCGCCTGATGGTGTTGTGGATCTCAACTGGGCTGCAGAGGTACTGAAGGTGCAGAAGAGGCGGATCTATGATATCACCAACGTCCTGGAGGGCATCCAGCTCATCACCAAGAAGTCAAAGAACCATATCCAGTGGCT GGGCAGCCGGTCTGCTGTGGGGAGTGCCAGCAGGAGCCAGGGTTTGGTGAAAGAGCTCCAGGATCTTCAGGCTGCAGAACAACAAATGGACAACCTCATCCAAATGTGCACCACCCAGTTCAGGCTCCTCACTGAGGATCCCGAGAACAAGCA CTCAGCTTATGTGACTTGCCAAGATCTGCGCAGCATTGCAGACCCTTCTGAGAAGCTGGTGATGGTGATCAAAGCCCCCCAGGAGACACAGATGCAAGTCTCTGACCCGGCAGAG GCTTTTCAGATTGCTGTGAAAAGCACTCAGGGCCCCATTGATGTGTTCCTTTGCCCAGAAGAGAGCTCCGGGGTCTGCAGCCCCACCAAGAGTCCATTGAAAGTGGTTGCTGAAGATACTTCCCCAGAGCCTTCACAAGCAACAGCATCTGTGCTGCTTCACCCCTCCCAGGATATGAAGCTCCCATTGCTGAGTGGAGACCAAG AGCTCCTGCTGTCCGGGGAGAGTACGCTGCCTATCAAGTGCTTGACAGATGACATGACTCTCTCACCACTGGCCTCGGTTGACGCATTGCTGGAGCAGGGCAAGGAGGACTTCTCCAGCTTCTTGCCTACTGAGTTCATTGCTCTTTCACCACCCCAGACCCAGGACTACCATTTTGGGCTGGAGGACGGCGAAGGCATCAGTGAGCTGTTTGACTGTGACTTTGGAGACTTCACTTCTTTGGATTTCTGA